DNA sequence from the Cucurbita pepo subsp. pepo cultivar mu-cu-16 chromosome LG06, ASM280686v2, whole genome shotgun sequence genome:
TGAGCTAATTCAAAATACCTCAAAAGTAACTCCCTGATTCTTCTTTATATGATTGGACCACCGTTCACACGTGTGTGTGGGTCTCTGCCATTCCACCAAACTGCTTGAAAttcttatcttctttttccccctcatattataaaatttcccccttttttctCCAATCACGTGTGTTGTCGATTCTTACTCTCGAAATGGATTTTtgatcgattttttttttcctttgaagcCATGAATAAGACTTCATTTCGCATTAAGTTGAATGAAATCGAAAAATAGGATTAATTGATAAATTAGAGGGTTAAATGAATGGAAAACTGTCGCTATCATtatacaaattatatataaattatgtagTTTAGACCGCACGTCCTGTAACAGTTGATatacttcattttcttcatcagcctaattacatttatttttatttctaaaaaaatgaaaatattataaataattagagagaagaaatgtATGGATTGATTAGCTGTGTGAAAAGTGTCTTTCCCATACCTTCAGGACTTCgattctctccttttttaaatatttaatactatatgattgaaatatttattacaatattacattataaaaagatgaaacaCCATCTAATTACTTGAAGTCAAGTAAAATTATATGAGGTCTTTATTCAATATTCTTTGGCAATTGACATGaaatcttttttcttgaaattgaaaatttaaattcaactttTTCATCATTGTTAGGTAAATAGGTAAATGCAAAATGGTGTTAGTGACCACTGACCAactttaagaaattaaaaggaCACAACTTGGAAAGGTAAAAGATATTACACccataatttcaaataaatgctaataaatgctattaaatacaaatcgaagaatataaggcaatttatacaaactattaataaatgtNNNNNNNNNNNNNNNNNNNNNNNNNNNNNNNNNNNNNNNNNNNNNNNNNNNNNNNNNNNNNNNNNNNNNNNNNNNNNNNNNNNNNNNNNNNNNNNNNNNNNNNNNNNNNNNNNNNNNNNNNNNNNNNNNNNNNNNNNNNNNNNNNNNNNNNNNNNNNNNNNNNNNNNNNaaaaaaaaaaaaaaaaaaaaaaaaaaaaaaaaaaaaaaaaaaaaaaaaaaaaaaaaaaaaaaaagctatttGTGAAGGGATCCTTAGATCGAAGTACTTGGTACTTTAATGGGTGTTGGATTGAGTAGGGTCCCACATTTGTgtaaatgaagagaaaatgtACTTAAAACCAAACCTAAATTCAAAAGACATTCCATTCTCAGCTTCAGGCAGTGAAGAGACAAGACCCCTCCCTcgctctctccctctctctccacTGCTTCATAATCTTCCTTATCCTTAGAACCAAAAGTGTTAGGGACAGAGAATCCGAGAATCTGAATTATGAACTCAAATCAGAAGCAGAAGACAGCAGAGGAGGAAGTTGCAGAGTACAAGCAAGAAGCAGAGAGCTTTGAGGTTGAAGAAACgtctcctcctcttcctccctCTGCTTCCTCTTCTCCTTCACATGAATTCTCCTTCACAACCCCTCtccattcttcttctcacaAACCCAAATCCAAACCCTCTCCTCCTTCCTTCGCCATTGACTTGTCTCCTGCAGATGACATCTTCTTCCATGGCCACTTGCTCCCCCTTCATCTCCTCTCCCACCTTCCCTCTTCACCTCNNNNNNNNNNNNNNNNNNNNNNNNNNNNNNNNNNNNNNNNNNNNNNNNNNNNNNNNNNNNNNNNNNNNNNNNNNNNNNNNNNNNNNNTCTCCTTCACAACCCCTCtccattcttcttctcacaAACCCAAATCCAAACCCTCTCCTCCTTCCTTCGCCATTGACTTGTCTCCTGCAGATGACATCTTCTTCCATGGCCACTTGCTCCCCCTTCATCTCCTCTCCCACCTTCCCTCTTCACCTCGCTCCTCCACCACTTCCATCCCAATCAAACACTTTTGGGACCATCAAGACCCCATCAAAGACACCTCAAGCTGCAGCATCAGCAGCCCCAACCACCACCCAACTGCACCTACGGAACCAGGTGGCAGGACCAAATCCAAGCCTTTCTCATTGCTTGGATTTCCAAAATGGCGAAAAGGGTGCGACACTAACGAGAAAAATGATAGAGGAAAGCACAAAAGGAAGCTGGGGTTTGATGTCACTCAAGTTCTAAAGCGATATGCAAGAGTGGTCAGGCCATTTTTGTTGTTCAGATGGAGGAAAGAGAGCTTCCACATCCGTCGCCAAGCTTATTCGTTTTCAGGTAATTTGAATCCGCGAAACAAGCAAGAACAACTGAGAGGAAGACGAGGCGAATTCTCAGCACCAGCATCCATGAGGACATCCCCAACAAATAGTGGCCTCCTCGTTGCTACTCCCTCTAtgacttcttcttcttcttctagtGATAGCACCATGGAAGAGTTGCAGTCTGCTATTCAAGCTGCCATTGCCCACTGCAAGAACTCCATTGCTAAAGATGATAAAACCATTGTCAAGAGCTGCTATTAACAGTAAAGTTTCTTTGCTTGCAAATTCGGATTCCTGTAAAACATCCATTAACAGAGGTGTCGATGATTTCAACTGAAGCTAGGAGAAATGAAGTTGGTAGTTAATGTAAAAAGGCCAATGATTAACTGTTGTTATACATAATTCTAATAACCTCCTTGCCTTGGATCAACccttttactattttacttTCAGAATCACTATCTGTagaagaacagaacagaaggggaaaaaaatcattcaaaattttcctaaAGTTGAGACTAGAAATTGGCATTTCCATATCCAAACTTGTCCTATAATCGACATACCAGCTAAAGTGAAGCTTCATAAGAAATTCACAAGGGCAATGGAAAAAGAGCTTGAATCAGATTTCAGAGTGGGGACAGAATGGAATGAATTTTGCAAGTGAGTCCAACAAAACGATAGAAAGAGATACAATAATTCAAAATCCCACTCAAAGCTCTAATCAACTATGACCCTTTGAACTCTAACTGAACCATCAAAAAagtccagagaagaagaagaagatgatgatgatgatgatgatgataatgagGTATAGCTGCGTGATTGGCTAAGTTCGTAGAATATAAAGAACCCCACCTGATCATATCACAGCCCAGTAACCCGTAGTCCCACACGAAAAGTGTTCTCACTCTTTTCAGCAATCATGGAAAAAGGCGATCAAttacagaaacagaaaaaagtGCACAAAGGGAGAGATCCAAACTCACAAAGGGCTTTTGAATTTGCGTCAAGTGCTCTTGGCGGTGGCAGCGCCCTTTCAGCCGCCCGTGCGACGGCATTACCAAGCAATTGAGACAACCATAGTGCTTCCTATAATtccaaaattccaaaattgaaTCCTCACCAAAAATTTAGGGCGGAAAACCCCCAAGGGTGAGCTTGGGCCTGCGTTTCATGCTTGGGCCCATATATAAATATGCCCAATTAGGCCCAActtaaaattgaatatgatatctttaaaattttgggatGAAAATAAACAGAATGGGtgactaatttttaaatggtaaTCAAATCTTTATTATATAAACACGTATTTGCTTcctaaatttctaaattttactaaaattaatttaaaattaagggATTCTTAATCCCCTcagattaaataaattatattacaaCTTAAAGAGTACCTTCTTcttatttaagaatatttttaaaatattttatatacccAAAAAGTAACACATGACAGTTGATATCAACTAATTAAACCATCAACCCTAACTAATTACccttacaaaaataatttaattttttatatgaatcTTTTTAACGGTCCCAAATCATCTGTTTATTaagaatcacgaacctccataataatatgatattgtctagaCTTTCATgactttaattttgatatttctaaaatacttcatactaatagagatatatttttatttgaggACGCGTccgaaaaaataataataataataaaaataaaaatgctgAAAATATCCATTTATTACACAACCGATTACACGCCAAATCCTAAATTAAACCACAGAAACATTGGGCAGTAAGGGCAAAAGGAAATCCCTATAAATTCAAATGACGGTGTATTTGCGTTTCTCGGCATAATTGACGAGCAATTCGAAATCCTTCTCGCCGATGAATCCATCTCCATCGGAATCGGTGTGAAGAAGAGCGTGGAGAGCTCTGTAGGACGGAAGAAATGCGCCGATGTACCTGAAGGCTGCAGTGAGCTCGGTGGTGCTTAGACGGCCGTCGCCATCGCCGTCGTGGTTTCTGAAGATTACGCTTAGCTGCTCTCTTGACAGCTTCGGCCTGGGCTGGTACGTTTTGCTTTTCCTTGCCATCTCCGCCGAGTtcgttattttgttttctgatgttttttttttttttcctttccttttctgtcTGCTTGCAATGCTGTGTTGCTGTGCTGTTGTGTTTATATATAGAAGCTTAATGGGCATATggatataaataatatatgtcTCTATATTTCTCCTCAATTTCATTGTCGAAGCATCTTCAACTACATGTTTTTTatgcaaattttttttaaatatttaaataaaaaaatcttattataaatttagttatgattttaaagtgattaaattttaactttttttttttaattataaaaagtaaatatattcgtgtaaaaaattaaaatcttatacgtatgcaaatatattcatattcatcTAAAAGGCTATTTTAGAGGTAATTCTCTAATAGTTCTAGAAAGGGTTACTTTCTTtttgcaataaataaatattattccaatttttttaatttattaattatattttaagtttatatttcATGAACATCTCGACCTTatttatgttcattttttaaaacaaaaatcaattatgtttgaaaaaaaattctatgtttttcgttttttttttttcagttttttaaaaattttagttttttttttttcataaacaaaaaaaaagaaaaaaaatgagtagTTGATattgatgttttatttttatattatttagcaaataaaatgtttttacagttttatttaatataccATAATCGGAGAGAATTTAGATGTTTTTGTAATGACAGGCAACACCGACATAAAAAATCGTAGATGTGTTTGATTATTGTGGTTaagtaataattatataatgaCATAgtagtaaaataattaatgaatgaaataaaaatgtaaaataaataataatatagaaataaaaatgttgaaaaatgtagctttcatggctttgttttttttgtttccttaaaATGACTGGCATGAACGAATTTCttgtttataaatccatgactTTCTCTTTAATTAGTTAACATGGGATTCCTTAACTTTTGTGAACGTTTAAAGTTGAGAACCGATCCTCCTCCCACTCCAACCCCATCTTCCAAAAGGCATATGCTCCAACAGGTGAACTTTCTTTCAACGTCTCTTTATCTGTGTCTTAAAGCATTCCTAAAAATACTTGTTTGCAGATAGCTTTGCTTTGAAAGTCCAAAAAGCGGNTTTCATTTCAACAGATTggaataaaaacaacaaatgtgctaaattaataaaaatattaaatatgtactttattttaaaaataattttaaactttaattttttttttatatggacggaaatagttaatattttgttttaaactttttaagaaatattctaaaattttatcttaaaaaaattagaaaaaaacaattttaaactttttaaacgaatttaaaaataactttaccACTCTtacttgtttaaaaaattttaaaataactttacCACTCTtacttctttaaaaaataatcatgaattttttaaatggaatttttaaatatttttttttaattcaataatctTTAGAGTTGTTTTTAGAGGATAGAGTTATTTTTCgaaaaagtttaaatgtatttttattaatttaataaaaatatttggtctcctttttaatttttttttatttcaaaattgtagTTCCAAAACCATTGTTAagacttaatttaaaagatgTAGATGATAAATTATTAGGGACTAAATATGATTAGCAACTATAAATTCttatattaaagttttaaaaattaaatggacgaattttttattttcttttaacttaatgtttttttttttctttttttctttatttataattcaaaagaagTGAGCCGAGTGTTCTAATATTCTCTGGTTTTAATGTGTTGTCAGAGCTTTAACATAAAGCTGTAGAAGCACATGTCAGCTGTTTGGcctttattaatgtttttcttcttttattttgctaaattagtaaaaatatccttaaatatttatattttataatatttttaaaatttttaaatttttttttgaaaaatacatCTCCTATAAATtcgtaatttatttaaaaaatatactcaaaatttaaaaaatttaattaatatccttccattttaaaaaaaatacatctttaatactatatttaaaaaatagccataaaaattttaaattaacattaatattttttatttttattaaaaaaaatattactaataaACTCTGTAGACTAaactttttattgttaattttgaaagtttatgaatatttttgaaacaacgataatagtattttaattttttttaaaaagttggtGCTAAGTTTTTAAacctttttaagttttatgttAGATAAATAATAGATGTATTTATAATGGAATTGTGTTTAATTAACATAATTGGTAGTAATGTATAAAATTAgtcaataaatagaaaaaaaaaaaaaaaagatgaggGTCAAAGAGGAATTTTTGGACAGGAAGGTAATATATTCTTCATAtcttttccaaaattaatttaaggcGAAATTGTCCATCCTCAAATTCAATTTAGAATATTTGGAGAATCTCAATCTCAAATagatattatgtttttattaattatggaAACTGGGAGTTAGTAataattagaataatttaatattacatcTCTATATTCTTAAAAGTCACATGGATCATAatatacattattattattattattatgcaaAATTTGTTTGTCACGTGTTTGtttgaagcaaaaaaaaaaaaaaaaaaaataatcttatattataatccaataaactaatgTAACAGGTATTGGTCTAAAAGAAACAGCCATTGGTGACTGCTCTCTGTTAATTAttcctttttaatatttattattattattattatttttttttttttttttttttttttttttttNtaatttaaaatttgattaacaaaaaaataaataatatataacatatggtattaagaaattaatttaaaaaaaaaatgataaacgtaatatttctttgaaaaaaaaaaagaagaaaagaatcgAACAGACAGAAAGCTTTGGTTAATGGGGCTGGTTTGACTAAGCATGAGCTGATGTTAGTAAGCATTGTCTGTCGGGCCTTAATGGTCTAAACAGCATAAATTTTTGGCAGATCAGATTCGATACAACCAATCCAAATTCTCATGTATACCTTAggttaaaaatagaatttctacCGATTATACatgaaaacaaattataatattctAGTTTCTCCTACTTTATCGCTCCTCAACCTAACTTGTTTGTAGggttaaacaaaatttaatttgttaaaaaatatttatttatccataatacataattatttgatacaATCTTACttgatattaaaagtttataaataaacccaaatcaatttatagtcatttaaaaaatgaaaattgtaaCATCTTTAACACATGAGCCGATTGTTTTCAAGTGACTTACATATATGTGGGACAGGTGCATGCTAAACATGATTTGGGACTTAAATTTAGTCTTTATATTTGAgctaaaacttaaaacatagACTGTGTGTTCTTAATTGTTCATGAGTTTTAGATTCTCTTTGTAATATTCAGGAAAATAAAAGACTCTATTGTCATTTTGTTCACATTGAGGTTGCCTCATTGTTCGCATAATATTGATCTAAGAACTATGATCCTGAGAGGACAAGTTTGATTGTTGGACCGGTCTAATTCAATTGTACCCGTCCAAATTAGTTCCGTTGCAATAGTTTAATCCAATTTGATTCCGATGTGATAAAAAACtagattatttgaatttgaaatgaaacatGTGTATGATAaactcataaataaaattaaactaaaattaagattttataGATGAACTCATATGTTAATATTAGTATCACCGgtagttaatattttgaatacgAAGGTTTGAGAACCTATAAACAAATTACTTGCGGAGTGTATTTGTTCGGTAAGAGTCCAAATTCGAAGGAGTATATATTGTATCTTTAGATTTTGGCAGGTATTGTCATTTTTGTACTTTTACTTCTTAAAATTCTAACGAGAGGTTTCTGTGTATCTTAGGTAgggtttcatttattttttttaatcataattatattaaattgaaCGTGCCCACATGGAGCAGAAGAAGTTTAAGATTTTCTTCCTCAACCAAATATAGGAGGTGAAGTACAATTATTTTGTagtattcttattttaaaatatgtttccAATTATATGTTAATACAGCCTTAAAATAGTTTACACATAATTAATCACGCATTAAACCGGATCAAATTATAGCGTACTCGCATCTTACTGAGTAATCAAGAAGGCGATCCAGTTCGTCGAGAGTAACGTAACCATCGCCGTCGGAATCGGCGGCTTTGAGAGACTGGCGAGCTCTGAAACGGCTCCAGTTTGATCCTAAAGAATCGAAGGCGGATTTCAGTTCCAGGCGGGAAAGTCGGCcatcgccgtcgccgtcgtgCTTCAGGAAAATATCGCGAAGCTGGTCTCTGGAGAAAGGAACTGGACATCGCTTGTAGTCGCTGACGCCGTTGCGGAAGATGAAACTCATCGCCGTAGAGTTCGTTTCGAGTTCCGCCGATCGCCGGCTTTGACGAGGTTCTTTGTGTTTGGTTCACGGTTGAGTTACGGGGTTGGAGGGGATGTTCTTATTTATTGATCGCTTCCTCTGCCTTTTCAACTTAAAAAAGCTCCGCCGCGTTTTGGAATTTGAATCGTCCCATTAACAAATCTGGGTGGACGTTTCCCTaagttctttttaataaataagtctTATTTGGTTggtgatttttgttttgagattctttttagtttgagaaaaattaaattaggttagcttaaacacaaatttatatgaaatagattaatttttttaaattttaaacttttagaaaCTCCAAGATTGGCCAGGAGAGTGGATTCGAGAGGAATATGAAATGGGGTcgaagattaaattatattaaaaagtattttttttctttcttattgtCACGCTCCGACTAATTATactaaaatcataaaataaaaatcagacatttaaaaaaaaatatatatacctgTCACATTATTCACATTTTTAATCCATCGAGAGAAAGGAATccaagatatttaaatattatcgaacaatttatttattttttaataaaaatgcagaattcaaataaatttatttatttggattattcttataattattaGGATGAGGTATCCTATAAAATTAGGCAATATccactattaaaaaaaaattattttatttcatttcatttttgtttatctctataattattttgctAAAATAGAATCAACCAAGTAGCAAAACTAAATaagaatctaaaaaaatacatatttgcTTACAAGCGAAGCTAGACTGCACCTGgttagattcatatttaaatatcacgCCACTTTCTATCTAAACGAATGATTAATTGTTTTAAGCATgtgtatataaaaaataaaataatatcatattttcttttaaatggcATATTTAGCTACCCTGAATATTCCATCATTTTGCTATGTTCTTcgtataaattaatttgattctatttttttttggttcataaattccacacattttaaaaagaatattagtGGAGGTGGTATGAGAATTTTGAAATGGATtatgctttatttttcttgcGATCCTAT
Encoded proteins:
- the LOC111797659 gene encoding BRI1 kinase inhibitor 1-like isoform X1, translating into MNSNQKQKTAEEEVAEYKQEAESFEVEETSPPLPPSASSSPSHEFSFTTPLHSSSHKPKSKPSPPSFAIDLSPADDIFFHGHLLPLHLLSHLPSSPRSSTTSIPIKHFWDHQDPIKDTSSCSISSPNHHPTAPTEPGGRTKSKPFSLLGFPKWRKGCDTNEKNDRGKHKRKLGFDVTQVLKRYARVVRPFLLFRWRKESFHIRRQAYSFSGNLNPRNKQEQLRGRRGEFSAPASMRTSPTNSGLLVATPSMTSSSSSSDSTMEELQSAIQAAIAHCKNSIAKDDKTIVKSCY
- the LOC111797659 gene encoding BRI1 kinase inhibitor 1-like isoform X2 gives rise to the protein MNSNQKQKTAEEEVAEYKQEAESFEVEETSPPLPPSASSSPSHEFSFTTPLHSSSHKPKSKPSPPSFAIDLSPADDIFFHGHLLPLHLLSHLPSSSPRSSTTSIPIKHFWDHQDPIKDTSSCSISSPNHHPTAPTEPGGRTKSKPFSLLGFPKWRKGCDTNEKNDRGKHKRKLGFDVTQVLKRYARVVRPFLLFRWRKESFHIRRQAYSFSGNLNPRNKQEQLRGRRGEFSAPASMRTSPTNSGLLVATPSMTSSSSSSDSTMEELQSAIQAAIAHCKNSIAKDDKTIVKSCY